One window of Triticum dicoccoides isolate Atlit2015 ecotype Zavitan chromosome 5A, WEW_v2.0, whole genome shotgun sequence genomic DNA carries:
- the LOC119300847 gene encoding uncharacterized protein LOC119300847 isoform X2 — translation MAAMVRACMPLRTPPAAASSTATAPAAPSKPRSNARVLVLGGTGRVGGSTATALSKLRPDLNILIGGRNREKGESLASELGEQSEFVKIDTGNAAMLEKALEDVDLVVHTAGPFQREAECAVLRAAISTKTAYIDVCDDMDYSWRAKAFHEEAKAQGVPAITTAGIYPGVSNVMAAELVSAARSEDGEPERLRFFYYTAGSGGAGPTILATSFLLLGEDVIAYNKGEEIKLKPYSGVLNIDFGKGVRKRDVYLLNLPEVKSAHKFLGVPTVSARFGTAPFFWNWGMEAFAKFLPVELLRDKDKVGKLVKEIDPLVRAIDGIVGERVSMRVDLECSNGRNTIGLFSHRKLSVSVGHSTAAFVQAVLEGSTQPGVWFPEER, via the exons ATGGCCGCCATGGTCAGAGCATGCATGCCACTCCGCACCCCTCCTGCCGCCGCGTCCTCCACCGCCACCGCGCCCGCTGCCCCGAGCAAGCCGCGCTCGAACGCCCGCGTCCTCGTGCTCGGCGGCACCGGCCGTGTCGGCGGCTCCACGGCCACCGCGCTCTCCAAGCTCCGCCCCGACCTTAACATCCTCATCGGCGGCAGGAACCG GGAGAAAGGTGAGTCTTTGGCATCTGAGCTTGGCGAGCAATCCGAGTTTGTGAAAATTGATACTGGCAACGCAGCCATGTTGGAGAAAGCGCTAGAGG ATGTGGACTTGGTTGTTCATACTGCTGGGCCTTTCCAGAGAGAGGCTGAATGCGCTGTCCTGCGGGCGGCGATATCGACCAAG ACAGCATATATCGATGTTTGTGATGATATGGACTATTCATGGAGAGCCAAAGCTTTTCATGAAGAAGCAAAAGCTCAAGGTGTTCCAGCTATTACAACCGCCGGCATATATCCTGGAGTGAGCAATG TGATGGCTGCTGAGCTTGTGAGTGCTGCAAGAAGTGAAGATGGAGAGCCTGAAAGACTAAG ATTCTTCTATTATACTGCAGGCTCTGGTGGTGCTGGCCCAACAATATTGGCGACAAGTTTTCTGCTTCTTGGGGAGGATGTAATTGCATATAACAAAG GAGAAGAAATCAAATTGAAGCCCTACAGTGGAGTTCTCAACATTGATTTCGGAAAAGGGGTCAGAAAGAGAGATGTTTACTTACT GAATTTGCCTGAAGTGAAGAGTGCTCATAAATTTTTAGGTGTCCCAACTGTCAGTGCTCGATTTGGTACTGCTCCTTTCTTCTGGAATTGGGGAATGGAGGCTTTCGCTAAATTTTTACCTGTT GAGTTGTTAAGGGATAAAGATAAGGTTGGAAAGTTGGTTAAAGAAATTGATCCCCTTGTTCGAGCCATTGATGGCATTGTAGGAGAGCGTGTGTCCATGAGA GTAGACTTGGAGTGTTCGAATGGCCGAAATACTATTGGATTATTTTCTCATAGAAAACTATCTGT ATCGGTGGGCCATTCAACGGCAGCATTTGTTCAAGCAGTTCTGGAGGGAAGCACGCAACCAGGTGTTTGGTTTCCGGAAGAG AGGTGA
- the LOC119300847 gene encoding uncharacterized protein LOC119300847 isoform X1, whose protein sequence is MAAMVRACMPLRTPPAAASSTATAPAAPSKPRSNARVLVLGGTGRVGGSTATALSKLRPDLNILIGGRNREKGESLASELGEQSEFVKIDTGNAAMLEKALEDVDLVVHTAGPFQREAECAVLRAAISTKTAYIDVCDDMDYSWRAKAFHEEAKAQGVPAITTAGIYPGVSNVMAAELVSAARSEDGEPERLRFFYYTAGSGGAGPTILATSFLLLGEDVIAYNKGEEIKLKPYSGVLNIDFGKGVRKRDVYLLNLPEVKSAHKFLGVPTVSARFGTAPFFWNWGMEAFAKFLPVELLRDKDKVGKLVKEIDPLVRAIDGIVGERVSMRVDLECSNGRNTIGLFSHRKLSVSVGHSTAAFVQAVLEGSTQPGVWFPEEPEGIAIESRKLLLERASQGTTNFVMNKPSWMIETDPKEVILGIYV, encoded by the exons ATGGCCGCCATGGTCAGAGCATGCATGCCACTCCGCACCCCTCCTGCCGCCGCGTCCTCCACCGCCACCGCGCCCGCTGCCCCGAGCAAGCCGCGCTCGAACGCCCGCGTCCTCGTGCTCGGCGGCACCGGCCGTGTCGGCGGCTCCACGGCCACCGCGCTCTCCAAGCTCCGCCCCGACCTTAACATCCTCATCGGCGGCAGGAACCG GGAGAAAGGTGAGTCTTTGGCATCTGAGCTTGGCGAGCAATCCGAGTTTGTGAAAATTGATACTGGCAACGCAGCCATGTTGGAGAAAGCGCTAGAGG ATGTGGACTTGGTTGTTCATACTGCTGGGCCTTTCCAGAGAGAGGCTGAATGCGCTGTCCTGCGGGCGGCGATATCGACCAAG ACAGCATATATCGATGTTTGTGATGATATGGACTATTCATGGAGAGCCAAAGCTTTTCATGAAGAAGCAAAAGCTCAAGGTGTTCCAGCTATTACAACCGCCGGCATATATCCTGGAGTGAGCAATG TGATGGCTGCTGAGCTTGTGAGTGCTGCAAGAAGTGAAGATGGAGAGCCTGAAAGACTAAG ATTCTTCTATTATACTGCAGGCTCTGGTGGTGCTGGCCCAACAATATTGGCGACAAGTTTTCTGCTTCTTGGGGAGGATGTAATTGCATATAACAAAG GAGAAGAAATCAAATTGAAGCCCTACAGTGGAGTTCTCAACATTGATTTCGGAAAAGGGGTCAGAAAGAGAGATGTTTACTTACT GAATTTGCCTGAAGTGAAGAGTGCTCATAAATTTTTAGGTGTCCCAACTGTCAGTGCTCGATTTGGTACTGCTCCTTTCTTCTGGAATTGGGGAATGGAGGCTTTCGCTAAATTTTTACCTGTT GAGTTGTTAAGGGATAAAGATAAGGTTGGAAAGTTGGTTAAAGAAATTGATCCCCTTGTTCGAGCCATTGATGGCATTGTAGGAGAGCGTGTGTCCATGAGA GTAGACTTGGAGTGTTCGAATGGCCGAAATACTATTGGATTATTTTCTCATAGAAAACTATCTGT ATCGGTGGGCCATTCAACGGCAGCATTTGTTCAAGCAGTTCTGGAGGGAAGCACGCAACCAGGTGTTTGGTTTCCGGAAGAG CCAGAGGGAATAGCAATTGAATCAAGGAAGCTGCTTCTTGAGCGTGCGTCCCAAGGAACAACAAATTTCGTGATGAACAA GCCTTCATGGATGATAGAGACTGATCCAAAGGAAGTTATCCTAGGAATATACGTGTGA